Below is a window of Paenibacillus bovis DNA.
ATGAAGCAAGGGGGAGCATATTGTGAAAATAGTATCTGCACAGGAATTTGATTTGCGGCGTGAAGTAGAATATGGTTCGCCCGAGCAGAATGCTGCTGTACAACAGATTGTGCAGCGTGTGAAGCAGGAGGGAGATGCAGCACTGCTGCAATATACCGCTCAGTTTGACCGGGTCGAGCTGACAGCAAGCCAGCTGCGGGTGACCGAAGAAGAGCTGCAGGCAGCCTACGCGCAGGTAGAACCTTCTTTTATTACAGCGATTACTCTGGCGGCAAACAATATCCGTCAGTTTCACCAGAAGCAGAAGCGTAATTCCTGGATGGATCTGCAACCTGATGGCAGTCTGCTCGGGCAGATTATTCGTCCCCTGCAGCGAGTCGGCGTGTATGTGCCAGGCGGCAAGGCAGCATACCCTTCCTCGGTACTCATGAATGTGATTCCTGCCCAGGTAGCGGGTGTGCCGCAGATCGTGATGGTGACACCACCAGCAACAGGAGGGACCGAAGGCATTGATCCGTATATTCTGGTCACAGCAGCCGAAGCAGGTGTAACGGAAATCTATCGTATCGGCGGCGCTCAGGCGATAGCAGCGCTGGCCTATGGCACGGACAGTATTGAGCCAGTTGATAAAATATGCGGTCCCGGCAATATCTATGTAGCTCTCGCCAAGCGGGAAGTATACGGTGTGGTCGATATCGACAGTATCGCGGGTCCGAGTGAAATCGTCGTACTGGCCGATCATCTGGCGAATCCGGTCTATGTAGCAGCCGATCTATTGTCCCAGGCCGAGCATGATGAGATG
It encodes the following:
- the hisD gene encoding histidinol dehydrogenase, with product MKIVSAQEFDLRREVEYGSPEQNAAVQQIVQRVKQEGDAALLQYTAQFDRVELTASQLRVTEEELQAAYAQVEPSFITAITLAANNIRQFHQKQKRNSWMDLQPDGSLLGQIIRPLQRVGVYVPGGKAAYPSSVLMNVIPAQVAGVPQIVMVTPPATGGTEGIDPYILVTAAEAGVTEIYRIGGAQAIAALAYGTDSIEPVDKICGPGNIYVALAKREVYGVVDIDSIAGPSEIVVLADHLANPVYVAADLLSQAEHDEMASAILVTSSQEMADAVAAEVERQLESLPRREIATASIRNYGAIIVTRDIAEGIRIVNRLAPEHLEIMVDQPMNVLGMIENAGAIFLGNYSSEPVGDYFAGPNHIIPTNGTARFSSPVDVDDFIKKSSMIYYSKEALLTNGNIIMELARHEGLEGHARAIQVRLEQEGS